The window GTGGGCTACCGGCTGCCCGCGCCCCCGCCGCCGCCGGGGAGCGGCTGGCGCGCCCTGGCCACCCGCGCCGACGGACTGGGGGTGATCTACGCGCGCGGCGACGAGCTCTACCTCCCCCGCCCCGAAGCGCTGCGCGACCTGCCCGCCTTCGTCGTGCTGCTCTACAACTGGCTCGAGCCCGTGGGCGCCTCCTACCGCCCCCTGGGGTGGAACGGCGTCCTGGAGCCGGGAATCCGGGACGGCTTCGCCGTCAACCTCCTCGACTACGCGGAAACCCGGCTGCCGCGCCCTGCGGGGGACCGGCTGGCCCCGCTCAGCCAGCCGCGCCCCTTCGGCGCCTGGCTGGCCCTGCTGGCCGCGCTGCTGCTGGTCCTGCAGGCGCCGCGGCGGCGGCCGGGAGCGGTAGGCTAGGAGCATGCACTTTCGCTTCCTCGAAGAACCCGACTTCGCCGAGCTGCAGGCGCTTGAGCGCCGGGTCTTTCCCGACCGCCCCGACGCCTTCTACCGCACCGCCCCCGCCGCGCTGCGCTTCTACGCCCGCAGCGGACACAGCTTCGTCGCCTCGGGAGGGGACCGGATCCTGGGCTTCGTCCTCGCGCAGGCCGTCTGGCAGGGCGACCGCGCCACCGTGCTGGCCACCCGCATCGCCGCCGAGAGCACCGAGGTCTACGCGGGCCTGCTGCGGGCGCTGGTGAAGTCGGCCTACGACGCGAACGCCTACGAGGTGGCCCTCCTGGCCGAACCCGGCGAACGCCCCGAGCTCGACCGCGCGCTCGCCGAAGTCCAGCTCGCCGACCGCGGCCGCCGCCTCCACACCCGGGTGCTGGGCGGGCGCGGAGCGCGGGGCGAGACCGGGGGCGTCCTGGAGTAGACCTCGCGTAGAATGAACCTATGATGAACCGGATCATGCTGGGCATTCAAGGGGTGCAGAGCGACGACCAGATGAAGAAGGTGGTGGCCGCGCTGGCGCGCCAGAAAGGCGTGCTCAAGACCGAGGTGCAGCAGCTGGGCCAGGTCACGGTCGAGTACGACCCCCACCGCCTCACCGTCATGGACCTGATCCGCGCCGTGCGCGAAGAGGGCTTTCTGGCCGGCATGCTATAGTAAGGGTTGCTGAGCGGGGCGCACCCGGTTCGGTACAACACCACCCCACAAACGAACCACCCAGAGACCGCGTCTTGCACGCGGGAA of the Oceanithermus desulfurans genome contains:
- a CDS encoding heavy-metal-associated domain-containing protein, with protein sequence MMNRIMLGIQGVQSDDQMKKVVAALARQKGVLKTEVQQLGQVTVEYDPHRLTVMDLIRAVREEGFLAGML
- a CDS encoding DUF1999 family protein; translated protein: MHFRFLEEPDFAELQALERRVFPDRPDAFYRTAPAALRFYARSGHSFVASGGDRILGFVLAQAVWQGDRATVLATRIAAESTEVYAGLLRALVKSAYDANAYEVALLAEPGERPELDRALAEVQLADRGRRLHTRVLGGRGARGETGGVLE